From Tiliqua scincoides isolate rTilSci1 chromosome 2, rTilSci1.hap2, whole genome shotgun sequence, the proteins below share one genomic window:
- the LOC136641986 gene encoding leucine-rich repeat-containing protein 3-like, whose protein sequence is MPALPSLLVLILCLHGSLPCPQDCDCPPGSGVVWCNRRDLVVIPLDIPHDTRVLYLDSNWITHVPNGAFRGLKQLRELHLADNLIQSIAPGAFRGLGGGLRLLDLSGNQLQRIEAAPFVALAWVRLELYDNPWHCDCSLQELMTTLPLDTETVEDLVCATAMWEEYAGKSLAHLLSAGVNFCVSQQRNTDLAMLLTMFCWFTVIITYVVYYVRRNQAESRRHLEYLKSLPLPSKQLSPEEEEVEEDTLSTIL, encoded by the coding sequence ATGCCAGCATTGCCCTCCCTCTTGGTCCTGATCCTCTGCCTGCATGGTAGCCTCCCGTGCCCACAAGACTGTGACTGCCCACCCGGGAGTGGGGTGGTGTGGTGCAACCGGAGAGACCTGGTAGTGATCCCTTTGGACATTCCTCATGACACCCGTGTCCTTTATCTAGACTCTAACTGGATCACTCACGTGCCCAACGGTGCCTTCCGTGGACTGAAGCAGCTCCGTGAGCTCCACCTGGCAGACAACCTCATTCAGAGCATTGCTCCTGGGGCCTTCCGCGGACTGGGTGGGGGGCTGAGGCTGCTGGACCTCTCAGGCAACCAGCTCCAGAGAATAGAGGCTGCTCCCTTCGTGGCACTGGCATGGGTCAGGCTGGAGCTCTATGACAATCCCTGGCACTGTGATTGCTCCCTGCAGGAGCTGATGACAACTCTTCCCTTGGATACAGAGACGGTGGAAGATCTTGTGTGTGCCACAGCCATGTGGGAGGAATATGCTGGCAAGAGCCTGGCCCATCTGCTCAGTGCTGGGGTCAACTTCTGTGTTAGCCAGCAGAGGAACACTGACCTGGCCATGCTACTCACCATGTTCTGTTGGTTCACGGTCATAATCACATATGTTGTTTATTATGTGAGGCGAAATCAAGCCGAATCCCGACGCCACCTGGAGTATCTCAAATCCTTACCACTGCCAAGCAAGCAGCTCAGccccgaggaggaggaggttgaGGAAGATACGCTCAGCACTATCCTCTGA